A section of the Hypomesus transpacificus isolate Combined female chromosome 1, fHypTra1, whole genome shotgun sequence genome encodes:
- the tsc22d3 gene encoding TSC22 domain family protein 3 isoform X2 — MSTEMFAKSPMEVAVYELHNFSISFFSSLLGGDVVSVKLDNSASGASVVAIDNKIEQAMDLVKNHLMYAVREEVEILKEQIKELAEKNNQLERENSLLKNLASPEQMEKFQSRVPSDSLLALDNQPVVGGGGVGSLGHEQPCTISAGSAV; from the exons ATGAGCACGGAGATGTTCGCCAAATCACCAATGGAGGTTGCGGTCTACGAGCTGCATAACTTCTCTATCTCCTTCTTTTCCTCGTTATTGGGGGGAGACGTCGTATCAGTCAAACTTGACAACAG TGCCTCTGGTGCTAGCGTTGTGGCCATTGACAACAAGATCGAACAGGCAATG GATCTGGTCAAGAACCACCTTATGTATGCCGTGCGTGAGGAGGTAGAGATCCTCAAGGAGCAGATCAAGGAACTGGCAGAGAAGAACAaccagctggagagggagaacagCCTGCTGAAGAACCTGGCCAGCCCCGAGCAGATGGAAAAGTTCCAGTCCCGCGTTCCCTCCGACAGCCTGCTAGCCCTCGACAACCAGCCagtggtgggtggaggaggagtgggctCACTGGGCCATGAGCAGCCATGCACCATCAGTGCCGGCTCGGCTGTGTAA